A genomic region of Serratia fonticola contains the following coding sequences:
- a CDS encoding YjiG family protein, whose amino-acid sequence MSTESKPMITDVFVAGARKGWNIATTSTLPNVLMAFVVIKALTITGALDGLAFIFAPLMQLFGLPGEAAAVLIGGWMSMGGGIGVAVSLFDSGSLTGQHLAILAPAIYLMGSQIQYAGRILGVIGTSAKLIPLMIAISVLNAFGAMLLMRIFIQ is encoded by the coding sequence ATGTCAACTGAATCCAAACCTATGATCACCGATGTCTTTGTTGCTGGCGCACGTAAAGGCTGGAACATTGCAACGACCAGCACCCTGCCTAACGTACTGATGGCGTTTGTGGTGATTAAAGCCCTGACCATCACCGGTGCGCTGGATGGGCTGGCCTTCATTTTTGCCCCTCTGATGCAACTGTTTGGCTTGCCGGGCGAGGCGGCAGCGGTACTGATTGGCGGCTGGATGTCAATGGGCGGTGGGATCGGCGTTGCCGTCAGCCTGTTCGACAGTGGCAGTCTGACGGGACAGCATCTGGCGATCCTGGCACCCGCCATCTATCTGATGGGGTCGCAGATCCAGTATGCCGGACGCATCCTCGGGGTGATTGGCACCAGCGCCAAGTTGATCCCGTTGATGATAGCGATCTCGGTCCTTAACGCCTTCGGCGCCATGTTGCTGATGCGTATTTTTATCCAGTAA
- a CDS encoding gluconokinase, GntK/IdnK-type: MSDENGCSIKNAHRLFVLMGVSGSGKSAVAQKISQQLDIPCLDGDFLHPRVNVDKMAEGGALDDSDRLPWLQAISEACYAMLRTNPTSLVVCSALKKSYRDLLRHGDPRISFIFLNGSHRVIEERMKQRKGHFFQPHMLDSQFAALEQPGESERDVMTIDIDRPLAEVVAECASWIEGHERGECQK; encoded by the coding sequence ATGAGTGATGAGAATGGCTGTTCAATAAAAAATGCGCATCGTCTGTTCGTGCTGATGGGCGTCTCTGGCAGTGGTAAATCTGCCGTGGCGCAAAAGATCAGCCAGCAGTTGGATATCCCTTGCCTGGACGGTGATTTTTTACACCCACGCGTTAACGTTGACAAAATGGCTGAGGGCGGCGCCCTCGACGATAGCGATCGCCTCCCTTGGCTGCAGGCAATCAGTGAGGCGTGTTATGCGATGCTGCGTACAAATCCCACCTCGCTGGTGGTTTGCTCAGCGTTGAAAAAAAGCTATCGAGACCTTTTGCGCCATGGGGATCCACGGATTTCTTTTATCTTCCTTAACGGCAGTCATCGGGTTATTGAAGAACGTATGAAACAGCGTAAAGGGCATTTTTTCCAACCTCACATGCTGGATTCTCAATTCGCTGCGCTGGAACAACCTGGCGAAAGCGAACGCGATGTCATGACGATCGATATCGACCGGCCTTTGGCTGAGGTAGTTGCTGAATGTGCCTCATGGATTGAGGGACATGAGAGAGGAGAATGCCAGAAATAA
- a CDS encoding TRAP transporter substrate-binding protein has protein sequence MKIQRHSALRQIFTCACFSSLFMLGVGAVNLAEAAVNLRVYSSLPADESSAHYVWFKRFQANIEKNEKLKDQIKLNYFPNGMLGKEADATQQVRIGAINIMVSGTSIWATLVPEIGVLDLGYLFKDYDQVGKALDGEAGKSLSELMLKKANVVVLGYGYNLGARNIYTKKAVEKPEELKNLKIRVLPVPNFIATVNHMGAVAIPMPGGEVYSSLQMGVIDGVEHDAATVYSSKFYEIVKNAALTRHIYNPVMIAMNKNSFQQIPEPLRPEVLAAAKEATEYERLQSHRIEQQAIENLTAGGVVFHEVDREYFRQQVQPVWDKFLAQYPQMKPIVAQIDAASSADAP, from the coding sequence ATGAAAATTCAAAGACACTCAGCTTTACGCCAGATTTTTACTTGTGCCTGTTTTAGTTCGCTTTTTATGCTGGGAGTAGGGGCTGTTAACCTGGCGGAGGCGGCGGTAAACCTGCGGGTTTACTCCTCTTTGCCTGCGGATGAGAGCTCCGCTCACTATGTGTGGTTTAAACGCTTCCAAGCCAATATTGAGAAAAATGAGAAACTGAAAGACCAGATCAAGCTCAATTATTTCCCTAACGGCATGCTCGGCAAGGAGGCTGATGCCACGCAGCAGGTCCGTATTGGGGCAATCAACATCATGGTCTCGGGGACGTCTATCTGGGCCACTCTGGTGCCGGAAATCGGTGTGCTGGATCTGGGGTATTTGTTCAAAGACTACGATCAGGTAGGAAAAGCATTGGATGGCGAGGCTGGAAAGTCATTGTCAGAATTGATGCTGAAAAAAGCCAATGTGGTGGTTCTGGGCTATGGCTACAACCTGGGCGCCAGGAACATTTACACGAAAAAAGCGGTTGAGAAACCGGAGGAACTGAAGAATCTCAAGATCCGTGTGCTGCCTGTGCCCAATTTTATCGCGACAGTGAATCACATGGGCGCGGTTGCTATCCCAATGCCGGGTGGCGAGGTCTATTCCAGCCTGCAAATGGGGGTGATTGACGGTGTTGAACATGATGCTGCCACGGTGTATTCCAGCAAATTCTATGAAATTGTCAAAAATGCCGCACTGACCCGCCATATCTATAACCCCGTCATGATTGCCATGAACAAAAACAGTTTCCAACAGATCCCGGAGCCGTTACGGCCCGAGGTGTTGGCAGCGGCTAAAGAAGCGACTGAGTATGAACGTCTGCAATCTCACCGCATAGAACAGCAGGCTATCGAGAATTTAACCGCGGGGGGCGTGGTCTTCCATGAGGTCGATCGGGAGTATTTCCGCCAGCAGGTGCAGCCGGTGTGGGATAAGTTCCTCGCGCAATATCCACAGATGAAGCCGATTGTTGCACAGATCGATGCGGCATCTTCCGCTGATGCACCGTAA
- a CDS encoding nucleoside recognition domain-containing protein has translation MSEQQQNISPTATETAPVRWGAYVALLFAMVFFSGLLGGKEWYGVFDFTTLNGSFGRVVSGVTQSGDALNVTNSAFRGTGGNGAMDGFLFAFGLIPAVMFALGMINVLEHYGALNAARKLLTPLLRPLLGLRGNTGLALIGSLQSTDVGASLTRKLVDEKQITENEKDVFTMFQFSAGAMITNFFSSGAVLFTLVAVDGTLAVPASIGLCIVVMFFMKIVGANILRLLLKMRRKEAAVSETNEA, from the coding sequence ATGAGCGAACAGCAACAAAATATTTCCCCCACGGCAACAGAAACAGCCCCGGTTCGCTGGGGGGCTTACGTTGCACTCCTTTTTGCCATGGTGTTTTTTTCGGGGTTGCTCGGGGGGAAGGAATGGTATGGCGTATTCGACTTCACCACGCTGAATGGCTCATTCGGCCGCGTTGTCAGCGGCGTCACTCAGAGTGGCGATGCACTTAATGTCACCAACAGCGCTTTTCGTGGTACCGGTGGTAACGGCGCCATGGACGGTTTTCTTTTCGCCTTTGGTTTGATTCCCGCCGTCATGTTTGCCTTGGGGATGATTAACGTTCTCGAACATTACGGTGCACTGAATGCGGCACGTAAGCTGTTGACCCCATTATTACGCCCGTTGCTTGGGCTGCGCGGTAACACCGGTTTGGCGCTTATTGGCAGTTTGCAGAGCACCGACGTTGGCGCTTCATTAACGCGTAAGCTGGTGGATGAGAAACAGATCACCGAGAACGAAAAAGACGTCTTTACCATGTTCCAGTTCTCTGCTGGTGCGATGATCACCAATTTCTTCTCTTCTGGCGCAGTGTTGTTCACGCTGGTGGCAGTGGATGGAACCCTGGCCGTGCCTGCCTCGATCGGCTTGTGCATCGTGGTGATGTTTTTTATGAAAATTGTTGGCGCGAATATCCTGCGTCTATTGCTGAAAATGCGCCGTAAAGAGGCCGCAGTTTCTGAAACCAATGAGGCATAA
- a CDS encoding M20 family metallopeptidase, whose amino-acid sequence MQLDDYLAELASLVNVDCGTATLDGVATVAGIMHEKYRQLGWHSEIVDLGDKVGPGVFATNRPHSAHFDVLLVGHLDTVFPVGTVAERPMSIREDRVYGPGVGDMKSGLLNMLWAMRELSAEAKDRLSIAIAMNPDEETGSLHSAQWIDDLAKRSRCVLVCEAARADGSLVKARKGMARYALEFHGVAAHAGNDPEKGRSAINEMAHWILHLNHLANAELGTTLNAGVVSGGAAANVVADYAQVIVDVRFWQNDEFERIDSLMRASVPACFTADVRLDVTLQAHSPAMAPSEKTQQLMERVESAGKLENIDIRWQAVGGGSDANHTAALGVPTLDGFGPIGAGFHSAAEYLELSSIEPRVRLLRRVIESL is encoded by the coding sequence ATGCAATTAGACGACTATCTGGCAGAGTTGGCCTCATTGGTGAATGTCGATTGTGGGACTGCTACGCTGGATGGCGTAGCCACCGTGGCAGGCATCATGCATGAAAAATACCGTCAGCTCGGTTGGCACAGTGAAATTGTCGATCTGGGTGACAAAGTCGGCCCTGGGGTCTTTGCGACCAACCGGCCACATAGCGCACATTTTGATGTGTTGCTGGTGGGGCATCTCGATACGGTTTTTCCCGTGGGGACCGTTGCGGAGCGCCCGATGAGCATTCGCGAGGATCGTGTTTATGGCCCCGGCGTAGGGGATATGAAAAGCGGATTACTCAATATGCTTTGGGCGATGCGTGAGTTATCTGCTGAGGCGAAAGACCGCCTTTCTATCGCCATTGCCATGAACCCGGATGAAGAGACGGGTTCACTCCACTCTGCGCAATGGATTGATGATTTAGCGAAACGCAGCCGCTGCGTATTGGTGTGTGAGGCCGCCCGTGCCGATGGATCACTGGTCAAAGCGCGCAAGGGAATGGCGCGTTATGCGCTGGAGTTTCATGGTGTTGCTGCTCACGCCGGTAACGATCCTGAAAAGGGACGTTCAGCCATTAATGAAATGGCGCACTGGATATTACACCTTAATCACCTGGCCAATGCCGAATTGGGCACTACGTTGAACGCCGGGGTGGTTAGCGGTGGCGCGGCGGCCAATGTGGTTGCGGATTATGCGCAGGTCATTGTTGACGTCCGTTTTTGGCAGAACGACGAATTTGAGCGTATCGATAGCCTGATGCGCGCCTCGGTTCCCGCGTGTTTTACGGCGGATGTTCGTCTCGACGTCACCCTGCAGGCACATTCGCCAGCAATGGCACCTTCAGAAAAGACCCAGCAACTGATGGAAAGGGTCGAGTCTGCCGGGAAGCTGGAGAATATCGATATTCGCTGGCAGGCAGTCGGTGGGGGATCGGATGCCAACCATACCGCTGCGCTAGGGGTGCCGACGCTGGATGGCTTTGGCCCGATTGGTGCCGGGTTCCATAGTGCGGCAGAATATCTGGAATTGAGCAGTATTGAGCCGCGCGTGCGCCTTTTGCGCCGGGTGATCGAATCGCTCTGA
- a CDS encoding LacI family DNA-binding transcriptional regulator, giving the protein MANIRDVARHAEVSISSVSNVLNGRTDQMRPETLQRIKQAVYELNYQPNRLAQQLKTGQSKMIGLLVPSIVNPSFAALAREVDLGAKKYRYRVLLGNTYRQEDEEQAFLEDMFSYGVRGIIVAASDMKKKHFSYAAERGMVMVNYDSRILDESTSDARRYDSVSMDNVEAGRLAAQHLIDRGCRNLVFVTEASLTVSRGHKIKGFFTALEANDRVQERQGVIEGKALTAYGDTEMSELGYSLAAKVLQHSPRPDGVVAINDALAIGLIAGLRDAGVGVPQDISVVGIDNIPLSGLINPGLTSVMPPLADMAQVMVEHLLNRINNPELAPEEFLFTPTLVCRQSVKTDSR; this is encoded by the coding sequence ATGGCAAATATTCGGGATGTTGCACGACACGCTGAGGTTTCCATAAGCAGTGTTTCCAACGTATTGAATGGGCGAACCGATCAGATGCGTCCTGAGACGCTACAGCGTATCAAACAGGCCGTCTATGAGCTGAATTATCAGCCGAACCGGTTAGCACAACAGTTGAAAACGGGACAGTCCAAAATGATCGGTCTGCTGGTCCCTTCGATCGTTAACCCGAGCTTTGCCGCATTAGCCAGAGAAGTGGATCTGGGGGCTAAAAAATACCGCTATCGCGTTCTATTAGGAAATACCTATCGTCAGGAGGATGAGGAGCAAGCCTTTCTGGAGGATATGTTCTCTTATGGCGTCCGTGGCATCATCGTGGCGGCCAGCGATATGAAAAAGAAACATTTTTCCTATGCGGCGGAACGGGGCATGGTCATGGTGAACTATGACAGTCGTATTCTGGATGAGAGTACCTCCGATGCAAGGCGTTACGACAGCGTATCGATGGATAACGTCGAGGCAGGAAGGTTAGCCGCTCAGCATCTGATCGATCGCGGTTGCCGTAACCTCGTTTTTGTGACTGAAGCCAGCCTGACAGTGAGCCGTGGCCATAAGATCAAAGGCTTTTTTACGGCACTAGAGGCCAATGATCGGGTTCAAGAGAGGCAGGGGGTGATTGAAGGTAAAGCACTGACAGCGTATGGCGACACCGAAATGTCGGAATTGGGCTACTCATTAGCCGCGAAAGTGTTGCAGCATTCGCCACGTCCTGACGGGGTGGTAGCGATTAACGATGCGTTGGCAATTGGTCTGATTGCCGGGTTACGAGATGCCGGTGTCGGGGTACCGCAGGACATCTCGGTAGTGGGCATCGATAACATCCCCCTGTCTGGGTTGATTAACCCCGGCCTGACTTCCGTGATGCCACCTCTGGCGGATATGGCGCAGGTGATGGTCGAGCATTTGCTTAATCGTATTAATAACCCGGAGTTGGCACCCGAAGAGTTTTTGTTTACTCCGACGTTGGTGTGCCGTCAGTCTGTCAAGACGGACAGCCGCTAA
- a CDS encoding TRAP transporter large permease subunit, with amino-acid sequence MMKKNEIKPLAYLSRLSRFLTTMTSWAGALVLLINVLVVFTSVIWRYALHSPIHWAEEVARAMMIALVFFGVATSTGRGGHIGVDLFLRFIPEQVRPYVVHASRWILFLVSVGLVVSSYDLVQAARLQTTETGLPQIIYVIPVLIGSVVMMIAALEHALRERIKVVLLSGAGILLLALLGYLKLSLMADPASAGAGLMLICFFLGILAGVPIAFTLGMSAMVFFICDPSLPFVFFSQQVAAGVDHFVLLAIPFFLLAGAAMEINGMSTRLVELIVRGMGRFRGGLNMTTVLSMAFFSGISGSKLADVAAVGGVLMPAVRRAKQDSEEAAGVFAASAVMAETIPPCVNLIVMGFVANISIGALFIAGLVPAACLLVLLLIAANRFGGRINVSEAYPVLRPRMQLWLGAAIGLVMIFMIGRGVMMGIATSTEISAFAVVYAIVVGRLAFGELTLKATVKMFIDIAAMSGVLLFIVACATSLSYALTIQMIPQQIAALLVGIGMEQGAWLFLLLTIVILIIFGAVLEGAPALIIFAPILVPIAIQLGFNPLHFGIVMILAMGFGLFSPPIGLGLYTTCAICGVEMKHVIRPMAKYLMVVLVGIVIVAMIPSLTTWLPGLAGY; translated from the coding sequence ATGATGAAAAAAAATGAGATTAAACCGCTAGCGTACCTGAGTCGATTAAGTCGGTTTCTGACCACCATGACTTCCTGGGCAGGCGCGTTGGTACTGCTGATTAACGTATTGGTGGTATTCACCTCAGTGATCTGGCGCTATGCGCTACATTCCCCAATACATTGGGCGGAAGAGGTGGCCAGAGCGATGATGATTGCCCTGGTTTTCTTTGGCGTCGCGACATCTACCGGCCGTGGAGGGCATATCGGCGTCGATTTGTTCCTGCGTTTTATTCCCGAACAGGTCCGCCCTTATGTCGTGCATGCCAGCCGTTGGATACTGTTTTTGGTTTCTGTGGGGTTGGTGGTGTCCAGCTACGATCTGGTGCAGGCCGCCAGGCTGCAAACCACCGAAACAGGCTTGCCGCAGATTATCTATGTCATTCCCGTCTTGATTGGCTCAGTGGTTATGATGATTGCCGCTCTCGAGCATGCGTTGCGTGAACGTATCAAGGTGGTGCTGCTTAGTGGCGCAGGCATATTGCTGTTGGCTCTGCTGGGCTATCTGAAGCTGTCGCTGATGGCCGATCCGGCCAGCGCGGGTGCTGGACTGATGCTGATCTGCTTCTTCCTCGGGATCCTGGCCGGCGTCCCCATTGCTTTTACCTTAGGGATGTCGGCGATGGTGTTCTTTATCTGCGATCCCTCACTGCCGTTTGTCTTCTTTTCCCAGCAGGTGGCTGCCGGTGTAGACCACTTCGTTTTGCTGGCTATCCCCTTCTTCCTGTTGGCCGGGGCGGCGATGGAAATCAACGGTATGTCGACACGTCTGGTGGAACTTATCGTAAGGGGTATGGGGCGGTTCCGTGGTGGACTGAATATGACCACCGTGCTGTCGATGGCTTTTTTCTCCGGCATTTCCGGCTCCAAACTGGCGGATGTCGCGGCGGTGGGTGGGGTATTGATGCCCGCAGTACGGCGTGCCAAACAGGATAGTGAGGAAGCCGCCGGCGTATTTGCCGCCTCTGCGGTCATGGCTGAGACCATTCCCCCTTGTGTGAATCTGATTGTGATGGGGTTTGTCGCGAATATCTCTATTGGCGCGTTATTCATTGCGGGATTGGTGCCTGCCGCCTGTCTGTTGGTGCTGTTGCTGATTGCAGCAAATCGATTCGGTGGCCGGATTAACGTCAGTGAAGCCTATCCGGTATTGCGCCCGCGAATGCAGCTTTGGTTAGGGGCTGCTATCGGACTGGTCATGATCTTCATGATTGGGCGTGGCGTCATGATGGGCATTGCGACCTCAACAGAGATATCTGCCTTTGCTGTGGTATATGCCATTGTGGTTGGACGCCTGGCTTTTGGTGAGCTGACGCTTAAAGCCACGGTCAAAATGTTTATCGACATTGCGGCGATGTCCGGCGTACTGCTGTTTATCGTGGCTTGTGCCACCAGCCTTTCGTACGCATTGACCATCCAGATGATCCCGCAACAGATTGCAGCGTTGTTGGTCGGTATCGGGATGGAACAGGGGGCCTGGCTATTCCTCCTGTTAACCATCGTCATTCTGATTATTTTTGGTGCGGTATTGGAAGGGGCTCCGGCGTTGATCATCTTTGCACCGATTCTGGTACCGATCGCGATTCAACTGGGCTTCAACCCTCTGCACTTTGGCATCGTCATGATCCTTGCCATGGGCTTCGGGCTGTTCTCGCCACCTATCGGGCTGGGGTTATATACCACCTGCGCTATTTGCGGCGTGGAAATGAAACACGTGATTCGCCCGATGGCGAAGTACCTGATGGTGGTGTTAGTCGGGATAGTGATTGTCGCCATGATACCGTCATTGACAACGTGGTTGCCGGGGCTGGCGGGTTATTAA
- a CDS encoding sensor histidine kinase KdpD — protein MITRTPRALTVFVTITVVIFTLIAYLGVRTLEHEALLRHYQSQTLAQTRTQQVSASIMAILQQKATRLDAITDYMQRDAQALKELVEKDGEIDAVFILQKNRLLYPHESSPLSQKEQAWVQAITPLVNDPSLLYSHSVKSESDTPQSGWFIHGEVQEPLLIYWRHKGNDILGFRVSYIKLLSDVMNATQVNFGNDTLVLEENGRLLYQSNPYASLAGQQRLDKQNLPYPLSAWQISYYGQSVSTTALYLWGGTFILLLLAIIGLIIFRLYREYTQAARLARQQVNFVSQVSHELKTPLTNITLYAELLKEQRDEQQDEGGRYLAVIIDESQRLSRLIQNILTFTREPKLHFQPVDVNHLLAQIADTFAPSLQAKGMTISLTLGENAIVSSDIDRLTQIISNFLSNAEKYAAAGKRVDLQVVTGADFIDIRVRDYGQGIAEHELKMIFTPFYRVKSDITEGVSGTGIGLTIAQQLAHSLGGKILVTPQSPGVCFTLRLMRTTAAQPMDRDNHRESS, from the coding sequence ATGATCACGCGAACGCCCCGAGCTTTGACGGTTTTTGTCACCATCACCGTTGTGATTTTCACGCTGATCGCCTATCTGGGCGTGCGAACTCTGGAGCACGAAGCCCTGCTGCGGCACTACCAATCCCAGACGTTAGCGCAGACGCGTACGCAGCAGGTTAGCGCCAGTATTATGGCTATTCTCCAGCAGAAAGCGACGCGGCTGGATGCCATTACTGACTACATGCAACGGGACGCGCAAGCCCTGAAGGAACTGGTTGAGAAAGACGGCGAAATTGACGCCGTGTTTATCCTGCAGAAAAACCGGTTGTTATACCCGCATGAAAGCAGCCCGCTAAGCCAGAAAGAACAGGCTTGGGTTCAGGCCATCACCCCGCTGGTGAACGATCCTTCCCTGCTTTACAGCCACAGCGTAAAAAGCGAGTCGGATACCCCGCAATCCGGCTGGTTCATTCACGGCGAGGTTCAAGAGCCGCTGCTGATTTACTGGCGCCATAAAGGGAATGACATCCTTGGCTTTCGCGTCTCTTACATCAAATTGCTCTCGGATGTGATGAATGCCACCCAGGTCAACTTTGGCAACGACACGCTGGTGCTGGAAGAAAATGGGCGTTTGCTGTATCAAAGCAATCCTTACGCATCATTAGCCGGGCAACAGCGGCTGGATAAGCAAAACCTGCCCTATCCTCTTTCGGCCTGGCAGATAAGCTATTATGGTCAGTCGGTGAGTACCACCGCGCTCTATCTGTGGGGCGGCACGTTTATCCTGCTGCTGCTCGCCATCATAGGATTGATTATTTTCCGTCTCTACCGGGAGTATACCCAGGCGGCGCGGCTCGCCCGCCAGCAGGTGAATTTTGTCAGCCAGGTATCCCATGAGCTGAAAACCCCCCTGACCAATATCACGCTGTACGCCGAGTTGCTGAAAGAACAACGTGATGAACAACAGGATGAGGGCGGGCGCTATCTGGCGGTTATCATCGATGAAAGCCAGCGTTTATCACGCCTGATCCAAAATATTCTGACCTTTACCCGCGAGCCCAAGCTGCATTTCCAGCCTGTTGACGTCAATCACCTGCTGGCGCAGATCGCTGATACCTTTGCCCCCTCACTCCAGGCCAAGGGAATGACGATCTCACTCACGCTGGGTGAAAATGCCATCGTAAGCAGCGATATCGACCGCCTGACGCAAATTATCAGCAACTTCCTGAGTAATGCAGAGAAGTACGCGGCAGCAGGAAAACGGGTCGATTTGCAGGTCGTCACCGGCGCAGACTTTATCGATATTCGCGTGCGAGATTATGGGCAGGGCATCGCGGAACACGAGCTCAAGATGATATTTACCCCGTTTTACCGAGTGAAATCAGACATTACCGAAGGCGTGTCAGGCACCGGTATCGGCCTGACGATTGCCCAACAGCTGGCGCACAGCCTGGGTGGCAAGATCCTGGTGACCCCGCAGTCACCCGGGGTGTGTTTTACTTTACGGCTGATGCGCACTACTGCCGCGCAGCCGATGGATCGTGATAACCACAGGGAGTCGTCATGA
- a CDS encoding response regulator transcription factor, producing the protein MKILIVEDDIHIRQGLVEALSREGYALIAAENGKVALEKYQQEKPDFIILDIMMPELDGYAVCRQIRRMDEHIPIVFLSAKDEEIDRVVGLELGADDYISKPFGIHEIRARIKTIARRCLNNKSPQPDVSFCFGDLTVYPNELCALRQTARLELSLREIKILDCLYQHRNQVVTREMLFDAAWGYDYLPNSRTLDQHISKLRKTIEHDPNNPQLIRTVHGMGYRYQVKQ; encoded by the coding sequence ATGAAAATACTGATCGTTGAGGACGATATCCACATTCGTCAGGGACTGGTGGAAGCCCTTTCCCGTGAAGGATACGCCCTGATTGCCGCAGAGAATGGCAAAGTGGCGTTGGAAAAGTACCAGCAGGAAAAACCTGACTTTATCATTCTGGATATCATGATGCCGGAACTGGACGGTTACGCAGTATGCCGTCAAATTCGCAGAATGGATGAGCATATCCCGATCGTCTTCTTATCAGCCAAGGATGAAGAGATCGACCGGGTTGTCGGGCTGGAACTGGGGGCCGATGACTATATCAGCAAGCCATTTGGTATTCATGAGATAAGAGCCAGGATCAAAACCATCGCCCGACGTTGTCTGAACAACAAAAGTCCCCAGCCTGACGTCAGCTTTTGCTTTGGCGATTTAACCGTTTACCCCAATGAGTTGTGCGCCCTGCGCCAGACTGCGCGACTGGAGCTCTCCCTGCGGGAGATCAAAATCCTGGACTGTCTCTACCAACACAGGAACCAGGTCGTCACGCGCGAAATGTTGTTCGATGCGGCCTGGGGCTATGACTATCTGCCTAACAGCCGCACACTGGATCAGCATATCTCAAAGCTGCGTAAAACCATTGAGCACGATCCGAATAACCCGCAGCTGATCCGCACCGTGCATGGCATGGGCTATCGCTACCAGGTTAAACAATAG
- a CDS encoding VWA domain-containing protein, which translates to MNLKRIFALLALSILPLSVQAAPAAAKVTIKSEVASPVVLADTQDKNYLKVSLVGYPLALEKRSPINLALVIDRSSSMRGDRIINARDAAITAVNMLTSIDTLSVVAYDSGVEVVIPATRVKDKAQLIDKIQKSIEPRGMTALFAGVSKGIEQVGKHLDKEQVNRIILLSDGQANVGPSSNSELAELAKIAAKKGIAITTIGIGDGYNEDLMTTISGYSDGNHAFVEKSSDLEKTFAREFNDVMSVVAQDVEVVITTADQVTPVRLLGRDGSISGNTVTVKLNQLYSNQEKYVLLEVIPAKGSNAQTKPLADISVRYANLSSKQTDTFNEKVALRYSQSARDVSAAQVDDVLVESAIQKAAIENERAVQLMDQGKMEEAKAVLSQNAMALESLPVTAAPARQKAEAGAQLNKELMGKMDSDSKASSRKAVKEQNYNIKTQKNP; encoded by the coding sequence ATGAATCTGAAACGTATTTTTGCGCTACTGGCGTTGTCGATACTGCCATTGAGCGTACAGGCAGCGCCTGCCGCCGCCAAAGTCACCATAAAGTCTGAAGTTGCCTCACCGGTGGTTCTGGCCGATACCCAGGACAAAAACTACCTGAAAGTCTCGTTGGTGGGTTACCCGCTGGCGCTTGAAAAACGCAGCCCTATCAATCTGGCGCTGGTCATTGACCGCTCCTCGTCGATGAGAGGCGATCGCATCATCAACGCCAGAGACGCCGCCATCACCGCCGTCAACATGTTGACCAGTATCGATACGCTTTCGGTAGTGGCTTACGACTCTGGGGTAGAAGTCGTGATCCCGGCAACCAGGGTAAAAGATAAAGCGCAGCTGATTGATAAAATTCAAAAGAGCATTGAGCCTCGTGGAATGACGGCGTTGTTTGCCGGTGTGAGCAAGGGCATTGAGCAGGTTGGCAAGCATCTGGATAAAGAGCAGGTAAACCGCATTATTCTGCTGTCTGATGGGCAGGCCAACGTGGGGCCGAGTTCCAACAGTGAGCTGGCCGAACTGGCGAAAATCGCGGCCAAAAAAGGTATCGCCATTACCACCATCGGCATCGGCGATGGCTACAACGAAGATCTGATGACTACGATTTCTGGCTATAGCGACGGTAATCACGCCTTTGTTGAGAAGTCCAGCGATCTGGAAAAGACCTTCGCACGCGAATTTAACGATGTGATGTCCGTGGTCGCGCAGGATGTCGAAGTAGTGATCACGACGGCCGATCAGGTTACGCCAGTGCGTCTGCTGGGCCGTGATGGCAGTATTAGCGGCAATACCGTCACCGTGAAGTTGAACCAACTGTATTCCAATCAGGAAAAATATGTTTTGCTGGAAGTGATCCCGGCAAAAGGAAGCAATGCTCAGACCAAGCCGCTGGCGGATATCAGCGTGCGTTACGCCAACCTGAGCAGCAAGCAGACCGATACCTTTAACGAAAAAGTGGCGTTACGCTACAGCCAGTCCGCCAGGGATGTCAGTGCTGCGCAGGTGGATGATGTCTTGGTAGAATCCGCCATCCAGAAAGCCGCTATCGAGAATGAACGCGCGGTTCAACTGATGGACCAAGGTAAAATGGAAGAAGCCAAAGCGGTGTTGAGCCAGAACGCAATGGCCTTGGAGAGCCTGCCAGTCACCGCCGCGCCTGCCAGACAAAAAGCCGAAGCCGGTGCGCAGCTCAACAAAGAGTTGATGGGGAAAATGGATAGCGACAGCAAAGCCTCATCCCGTAAAGCGGTGAAAGAACAGAATTACAACATTAAAACCCAGAAGAACCCGTAA